A genomic region of Pontibaca methylaminivorans contains the following coding sequences:
- a CDS encoding citrate synthase, with translation MTDQKQTAKLTVHGKTYELPLLSPTLGPDVVDIRSLYSEAGIFTYDPGYTSTASCDSRITYIDGEEGVLLHRGYPIGQLAEKSHFLELCYLLLYGGLPSPRELEDFEVLVTRHTMLHEQIIYFFRGFRRDAHPMAIMVGVVGAMSAFYHDSTDVSDPHQREVACIRLLAKMPTIAAMAFKYTRGEPFQYPLNALDYASNFLRMCFAVPTEEYEVNPILSRAMDRIFMLHADHEQNASTSTVRLASSSHSNPFASIAAGIACLWGPAHGGANQAALEMLKQIGTPDRIPEFIARAKDPNDPFRLMGFGHRVYKNFDPRANVLKKSADEVLELLGCDNNPTLQVAKELEQQALADPYFIEKKLFPNVDFYSGIILEAMGFPTSMFTPIFAVSRTVGWVSQWKEMTADPQNKIGRPRQLYLGESARDYLDIEDR, from the coding sequence ATGACGGACCAGAAGCAGACAGCAAAGCTCACCGTTCATGGCAAGACCTACGAATTGCCTCTCCTTTCGCCGACCCTCGGACCGGATGTCGTGGATATCCGCTCGCTCTACTCGGAAGCGGGCATCTTCACCTACGACCCCGGCTATACCTCGACCGCAAGCTGCGACAGCCGCATCACCTATATCGACGGCGAAGAAGGGGTGCTGCTGCATCGCGGCTATCCGATCGGACAACTGGCCGAGAAATCGCATTTCCTCGAGCTGTGCTATCTGCTGCTTTATGGCGGGCTGCCCTCGCCGCGGGAGCTTGAGGATTTCGAGGTGCTCGTCACCCGTCACACGATGCTGCACGAGCAGATCATCTATTTCTTCCGCGGTTTCCGGCGCGATGCCCATCCGATGGCGATCATGGTCGGCGTCGTCGGCGCAATGTCTGCCTTCTATCACGACAGCACCGATGTCTCCGATCCCCACCAGCGCGAGGTCGCCTGCATCCGCCTGCTTGCCAAGATGCCGACCATCGCCGCCATGGCCTTCAAATATACCCGCGGCGAGCCGTTCCAGTATCCGCTGAACGCGCTCGATTACGCCTCGAACTTCCTGCGCATGTGCTTTGCGGTTCCGACCGAGGAATACGAGGTGAACCCGATTCTCTCGCGCGCGATGGACCGGATCTTCATGCTGCATGCGGACCACGAACAGAATGCCTCGACCTCGACCGTGCGCCTTGCCTCGTCGTCGCATTCCAATCCGTTTGCCAGTATCGCCGCCGGCATCGCCTGTCTCTGGGGGCCGGCCCATGGCGGCGCGAACCAGGCCGCGCTCGAGATGCTCAAGCAGATCGGCACCCCCGACCGCATCCCGGAGTTCATCGCCCGCGCCAAGGATCCGAACGATCCGTTCCGCCTCATGGGATTCGGGCACCGGGTCTACAAGAACTTCGACCCGCGCGCCAACGTGCTGAAGAAATCGGCCGATGAGGTGCTCGAACTGCTGGGCTGCGACAACAACCCGACGCTCCAGGTCGCCAAGGAACTGGAACAGCAGGCGCTGGCCGATCCCTATTTCATCGAGAAAAAGCTGTTCCCCAACGTCGATTTCTATTCCGGGATCATCCTCGAGGCGATGGGCTTTCCGACCTCGATGTTCACGCCGATCTTTGCCGTGAGCCGCACGGTGGGCTGGGTCTCGCAGTGGAAGGAAATGACCGCCGACCCGCAGAACAAGATCGGCCGCCCGCGCCAGCTTTACCTGGGCGAGAGCGCGCGCGACTATCTGGACATCGAGGACCGCTGA
- a CDS encoding translocation/assembly module TamB domain-containing protein encodes MRFLTVLILALTLFSAPLAAQDTDSEEPGGFIVNLLEKALSGDNRYIQVTGLEGALSSHARVKQITIADDDGVWLTINDAELEWSRLALLRRRFSVETLTAGEIVVARAPTPIEQDPELPTPEAEPFSLPELPVAVNIDKLEVGRLELAEPVMGIAAELSIDGTLSLADGTLDSSLEITRLDRPSDRIDLKAGYSNENSHLSLDLDVQEDAGGLMSEMLKIPDAPALALTAKGEGPLDDFTADIALASDGEDRLSGQVQLKALSDDDGTDDGSDATAERQSIGFAALLSGDLRPLMAPEYREFFGSETRLDVAGRSDGGGAMSISRLDLRSQALELAGTLDVAEGGRIRSARLDGAITPPAGDNVVLPISGPPTSIEGARLALRLDEDAGGAWRLRLDLDRLARPGLELAHGEIGADGVLDQSSGFSIKGTIDGALTGLDLKDDALNAAVGKDITLAGRFERPDAESLKLEDITVSGADYAARISGLIDGLGSGFHMIGNAEITARDLGRFSKLAGRPLGGSVTARLSGDGTPLGGFFDVTLDASAENLKSGIAQLDPLIAGKSELSAAAARDENGLRLSRFTLDGRALSAEATADLKTRDSTATFTARLDDLGRVVSQLSGPVTISGDLAKKEATWSGTVNAQGPGESTATLTGRYGEDGTADVDFDAAFSEAHRFIPEIRGIVKAKGHAESDGSLWRIATRLDGPAGSFADLTGLIENDGDADLQFNASLARIERFVPDFPGTVTAKGAATRSGSVWAVDANATGPAAISTSLSGTLDESTMQADMRADGQLQLAAANRFMTPNSVQGLARFNLALRGKPGLEALSGTVSTSGASLALPSVPTALTGIDATVQLASGRAQVTAGGTLRDGGTIRVSGPIALTPPMDANLTAQLNDLVITDHVSIESSANGQLAFRGPLLGGGTLSGVIDFGETNINIAALSGAVGAAPIPNIRHIGEPAAARRTRDFAGLISSGNGEGGPAIGLDLQLNAHRRVFVRGRGLQAELGGAVHVGGTTRNVVPSGQIELLRGTFDILGRRLALDHGLITMQGQLQPVMDFAASSSTSEGTATLQISGPLDAPKIEVTSDPERPSEEALAMLLFGEDFTSLSPIRIAQIASSLSTLSGKGGGFMTRLREGLGLDSLDIGTDASGSGQLGVGNYISDNIYTDVSVNARGETELNLNLDLTESLTAKGTADNAGETSLGLFYERDY; translated from the coding sequence ATGCGGTTTCTGACAGTCCTCATACTTGCGCTCACGCTCTTCTCTGCCCCGCTCGCGGCGCAGGACACCGACAGCGAAGAGCCGGGCGGCTTCATCGTCAACCTGCTGGAAAAGGCGCTTTCCGGCGACAACCGTTACATCCAGGTGACCGGTCTCGAAGGGGCGCTGAGTTCACATGCAAGGGTCAAGCAGATCACCATCGCCGATGATGACGGTGTCTGGCTGACCATCAACGACGCCGAACTGGAATGGAGCCGCCTCGCCCTGCTGCGCCGCCGCTTCTCGGTCGAGACCCTCACCGCCGGGGAGATCGTCGTCGCCCGCGCCCCGACCCCGATCGAGCAGGATCCCGAACTCCCCACCCCGGAGGCCGAGCCGTTCAGCCTCCCGGAACTGCCGGTTGCGGTCAATATCGACAAGCTCGAGGTCGGGCGGCTGGAACTGGCCGAACCGGTCATGGGCATCGCCGCCGAACTTTCGATCGACGGGACGCTGTCGCTTGCTGATGGCACGCTCGACTCGAGCCTCGAGATCACCCGCCTTGACCGCCCCTCCGACCGGATTGACCTGAAGGCCGGATACAGCAACGAAAACAGCCACCTTTCGCTCGACCTTGATGTGCAGGAAGACGCCGGCGGGCTGATGTCCGAGATGCTGAAGATCCCGGATGCCCCGGCGCTTGCCCTGACCGCCAAGGGCGAAGGGCCGCTCGACGATTTCACCGCCGACATCGCGCTTGCTTCCGACGGCGAGGACCGCCTTTCCGGTCAGGTGCAGCTGAAGGCGCTGTCCGACGATGACGGGACCGATGACGGATCGGACGCAACGGCCGAGCGTCAGAGCATCGGCTTCGCCGCGCTGCTCTCGGGCGATCTGCGCCCGCTCATGGCCCCGGAATATCGCGAATTCTTCGGCAGCGAGACACGGCTTGATGTCGCCGGGCGCAGCGATGGCGGCGGGGCCATGTCGATCAGTCGGCTCGATCTGCGGTCTCAGGCGCTCGAACTTGCCGGCACGCTCGACGTGGCCGAGGGCGGGCGGATCCGCAGCGCCCGGCTCGACGGCGCAATCACCCCGCCCGCGGGCGACAATGTGGTGCTGCCGATCTCGGGGCCGCCGACCTCGATCGAGGGTGCGCGCCTTGCGCTGCGCCTTGACGAGGATGCCGGCGGCGCATGGCGGCTGCGGCTCGATCTCGACCGGCTCGCGCGCCCGGGGCTTGAGCTTGCACATGGCGAAATCGGCGCCGATGGGGTACTGGACCAGAGCAGCGGCTTCAGCATCAAAGGCACCATCGACGGCGCGCTGACCGGGCTCGACCTGAAGGACGACGCGCTGAACGCAGCCGTCGGCAAGGACATCACCCTTGCCGGCCGGTTCGAGCGTCCCGATGCCGAATCGCTCAAACTCGAGGATATCACCGTCTCGGGCGCGGATTACGCGGCGCGGATCTCCGGGCTGATCGACGGGCTCGGCAGCGGGTTTCACATGATCGGCAACGCCGAGATCACCGCCCGCGATCTCGGGCGCTTTTCGAAACTGGCCGGGCGCCCGCTGGGCGGCAGCGTGACCGCGCGGCTGAGCGGCGACGGAACCCCGCTCGGCGGGTTTTTCGACGTGACGCTGGACGCCAGCGCCGAGAACCTGAAAAGTGGCATCGCCCAGCTTGATCCGCTGATCGCCGGCAAAAGCGAGCTTTCGGCCGCCGCCGCGCGTGACGAGAACGGGCTGCGCCTCAGCCGCTTCACGCTCGACGGGCGCGCGCTCAGCGCCGAGGCGACGGCCGATCTCAAGACCCGCGACAGCACCGCCACCTTTACCGCACGGCTCGACGATCTCGGCCGGGTGGTGTCGCAGCTTTCCGGGCCGGTCACGATTTCCGGCGATCTCGCCAAGAAGGAAGCCACCTGGAGCGGCACGGTAAATGCGCAGGGGCCGGGAGAGTCGACCGCAACCCTGACGGGCCGCTACGGCGAGGACGGCACGGCCGATGTCGATTTCGACGCCGCCTTCAGCGAGGCGCACCGCTTCATCCCCGAGATCCGAGGCATCGTGAAGGCCAAGGGGCACGCGGAAAGCGACGGCTCGCTCTGGCGCATCGCGACCCGGCTCGACGGACCGGCCGGATCCTTTGCCGACCTGACCGGGCTGATCGAGAACGACGGCGACGCCGATCTGCAGTTCAACGCCTCGCTTGCCCGGATCGAGCGTTTCGTGCCCGATTTCCCGGGCACCGTAACCGCAAAGGGCGCCGCGACCCGCAGCGGCTCGGTCTGGGCCGTCGACGCCAACGCGACCGGTCCGGCGGCCATCTCGACCAGCCTGAGCGGCACGCTCGACGAAAGCACCATGCAGGCGGACATGCGCGCCGACGGCCAGCTTCAGCTTGCCGCCGCCAACCGCTTCATGACGCCGAACTCGGTGCAGGGGCTGGCGCGGTTCAACCTCGCGCTGCGGGGCAAGCCGGGGCTCGAGGCGCTCTCGGGCACGGTCAGCACCAGCGGCGCGAGCCTGGCCCTGCCCTCGGTTCCCACCGCCCTGACCGGCATCGACGCGACCGTTCAGCTTGCCAGCGGCCGGGCGCAGGTGACGGCCGGCGGCACCCTGCGCGATGGCGGCACCATCCGCGTCAGCGGACCGATCGCCCTCACCCCGCCGATGGATGCGAATCTGACCGCACAGTTGAACGACCTCGTCATCACCGATCACGTCAGCATCGAATCGAGCGCGAACGGACAACTGGCGTTCCGCGGCCCCCTGCTGGGCGGGGGCACGCTGTCGGGGGTCATCGACTTCGGCGAGACCAACATCAACATCGCCGCGCTTTCCGGTGCGGTCGGCGCAGCACCGATTCCGAACATCCGCCATATCGGCGAGCCCGCCGCGGCCCGGCGCACCCGCGATTTCGCCGGGCTGATCAGCAGCGGCAACGGCGAAGGCGGCCCGGCGATCGGGCTCGATCTGCAACTGAACGCGCACCGCCGCGTTTTCGTGCGCGGACGCGGCCTTCAGGCGGAACTTGGCGGCGCGGTCCACGTCGGCGGCACCACCAGGAACGTCGTGCCGTCCGGGCAGATCGAATTGCTGCGGGGCACCTTCGACATTCTCGGGCGCCGGCTCGCGCTCGATCACGGGCTCATCACCATGCAGGGCCAGCTTCAGCCGGTGATGGATTTCGCCGCAAGCTCCAGCACCTCCGAAGGCACCGCCACGCTCCAGATCAGCGGGCCGCTCGACGCGCCCAAGATCGAGGTCACGTCCGACCCCGAACGCCCGAGCGAAGAAGCACTGGCCATGCTGCTGTTCGGCGAGGATTTCACGTCGCTGTCGCCGATCCGCATCGCGCAGATCGCCTCGTCGCTTTCAACGCTGAGCGGCAAGGGCGGCGGTTTCATGACGCGCCTGCGCGAGGGGCTCGGCCTTGATTCGCTGGACATCGGCACCGACGCGAGCGGCTCGGGGCAGCTTGGCGTCGGCAACTACATCTCGGACAACATCTATACGGATGTGTCCGTGAACGCCCGCGGCGAGACCGAGCTCAACCTCAATCTCGACCTGACCGAGAGCCTGACCGCAAAGGGCACGGCGGACAATGCCGGTGAAACTTCGCTCGGGCTGTTCTATGAACGGGATTACTGA
- a CDS encoding ComEC/Rec2 family competence protein: MRILCMTDRLLLGQQGHLFPWAPVCLAVGIGGYFLLPFEPAVMAHVVVLGIGALCLGAALVRPGGLAALGWIAALVAVGFCLAGARSHRQAAPVIGWHYYGPVEGRVVGLDRSASDVPRVTLDQVRLRRTSPDRLPERVRISLHGPDAELRAGQRIMTTASLSPPMGPTEPDGFDFRLDAWFKRLGAIGYARGPVVTVAPPEANSLSLRIFALRRILSERITTVLPGDVGGFATAVTTGDRSTLGQGAVEALRASNLAHLLAISGLHMGLLVGFVFAALRLFLSLVPPLALRLPVKKVAALGAMAAASFYLALSGANVATERAFVMAMVALGAVLIDRRAISLRSVAIAALIVLVMRPEALLGPGFQMSFAATTALVAVFGWLRDAPWRALSGWKHQLFTLVLSSTVASLATAPIGAAHFNTLSHYGLIANLLSVPLMGVLVMPAAVVALLLSPLGLESLALSVMGWGLRWILLVAHWVAGFDHAQGHVLRPMGAVLPMLALGSLWVMIWQGRGRLFGVIPAVAALVLWAGSPRPMVLISDSGSLVGVMTGAGRALSKERGAGFEARNWLAGDGDGADQPHAAARWPAAGDPGGAAADPADQKGVRIIETEAGVIAHVIGKRGAGAFGGCPVPMLVVTSVPMEPRAGCDIYDPPRLRRTGSIALTPDGRMRTAREAAGRRPWSDPPRRRDQ, translated from the coding sequence ATGCGCATCTTGTGCATGACGGACCGGCTGTTGCTGGGCCAGCAGGGGCATCTTTTCCCCTGGGCGCCGGTCTGCCTCGCGGTCGGGATCGGCGGCTATTTCCTGCTCCCGTTTGAGCCGGCGGTCATGGCTCATGTGGTGGTGCTCGGCATCGGTGCGCTGTGCCTTGGCGCCGCGCTGGTCCGGCCCGGCGGGCTTGCCGCGCTCGGCTGGATTGCGGCGCTGGTCGCGGTCGGGTTCTGCCTTGCGGGTGCGCGCAGCCATCGCCAGGCCGCGCCGGTGATCGGCTGGCATTACTATGGCCCGGTCGAGGGGCGGGTGGTCGGCCTCGACCGCTCGGCCTCGGATGTGCCGCGCGTCACGCTGGATCAGGTCCGGCTGCGCCGCACCTCGCCCGACCGCCTGCCGGAGCGCGTGCGCATCTCGCTCCACGGGCCGGACGCCGAACTGCGCGCGGGGCAGCGGATCATGACCACCGCGAGCCTGTCGCCGCCCATGGGCCCGACCGAGCCCGACGGTTTCGATTTCCGTCTCGACGCCTGGTTCAAGCGGCTCGGCGCGATCGGCTATGCCCGCGGGCCGGTCGTGACCGTCGCACCGCCCGAGGCAAACAGCCTTTCGCTGCGCATCTTTGCCCTGCGCCGGATCCTGTCGGAGCGGATCACCACCGTACTGCCCGGCGATGTCGGCGGCTTCGCGACCGCCGTCACCACCGGGGACCGCAGCACGCTCGGGCAGGGGGCGGTCGAGGCGCTCCGGGCCAGCAACCTTGCGCATCTGCTGGCGATTTCCGGGCTTCATATGGGGCTTCTCGTCGGTTTTGTCTTTGCCGCGCTGCGCCTTTTCCTGTCGCTGGTCCCGCCGCTCGCGCTGCGGCTGCCGGTCAAGAAGGTCGCGGCACTCGGGGCGATGGCGGCGGCGAGCTTCTACCTCGCGCTGTCAGGAGCCAACGTGGCGACCGAGCGCGCCTTCGTCATGGCCATGGTGGCGCTCGGGGCGGTGCTGATCGACCGGCGCGCGATCTCGCTGCGATCGGTTGCCATCGCCGCGCTGATCGTGCTGGTGATGCGGCCCGAGGCGCTGCTCGGCCCGGGTTTCCAGATGTCCTTTGCGGCCACCACGGCGCTGGTCGCGGTTTTCGGCTGGTTGCGCGATGCCCCCTGGCGGGCACTGTCGGGATGGAAGCACCAGTTGTTCACGCTCGTGCTTTCCTCGACCGTTGCAAGCCTTGCCACGGCGCCGATCGGAGCCGCGCATTTCAACACGCTGTCGCATTACGGCCTGATCGCGAACCTGCTTTCGGTGCCGCTCATGGGGGTTCTGGTGATGCCGGCGGCGGTGGTCGCGCTTCTGCTGTCGCCGCTCGGGCTCGAATCGCTTGCGCTTTCGGTGATGGGATGGGGCCTGCGCTGGATCCTCCTGGTGGCGCATTGGGTCGCCGGATTCGACCATGCGCAGGGCCATGTGCTGCGCCCCATGGGCGCGGTGCTGCCCATGCTGGCGCTCGGGTCGCTCTGGGTGATGATCTGGCAGGGGCGCGGGCGGCTGTTCGGGGTGATTCCCGCCGTTGCCGCGCTCGTCCTCTGGGCCGGGAGCCCGCGGCCCATGGTCCTGATCTCGGACAGCGGCAGCCTCGTCGGTGTCATGACCGGGGCGGGCCGCGCGCTCAGCAAGGAGCGCGGCGCCGGCTTCGAGGCGCGCAACTGGCTTGCGGGCGACGGCGACGGGGCCGATCAGCCCCATGCAGCGGCGCGCTGGCCGGCTGCGGGTGATCCGGGCGGTGCGGCCGCGGATCCGGCGGACCAGAAGGGGGTGCGGATCATCGAAACCGAAGCGGGCGTCATCGCCCATGTGATCGGCAAGCGCGGGGCCGGGGCCTTCGGCGGCTGTCCGGTGCCGATGCTGGTCGTCACCTCGGTTCCGATGGAGCCGCGAGCGGGTTGCGACATCTACGACCCGCCCCGCCTGCGCCGGACCGGCAGCATCGCCCTGACCCCGGACGGAAGGATGCGGACCGCACGGGAGGCGGCAGGGCGCCGGCCATGGAGTGATCCGCCACGGCGCCGCGATCAGTAG
- a CDS encoding CDP-alcohol phosphatidyltransferase family protein — translation MTAQFKALATHLLTATGAVFAMLAMLAAAEDKWDLMFLWLVVAFAVDGADGPLARRYKVKRYAPTFDGVLLDLIIDYLTYVFIPAFALFESGLMSGWTGWFAIIIITFASAMYFADTRMKTKDNSFSGFPGCWNMVVLVIFALEPNFWLTLVLVTVLSVGMFLPLKFIHPVRTQRWRAVSLPMAAAWTFFAGWAAWVDFHPESWAHWGLVVTSLYLLFAGIVQQIVPQRRASLT, via the coding sequence ATGACAGCGCAATTCAAGGCCCTTGCAACGCACCTCCTGACGGCAACCGGCGCGGTATTCGCCATGCTGGCCATGCTGGCGGCGGCCGAGGACAAATGGGATCTGATGTTCCTGTGGCTGGTCGTCGCCTTCGCGGTGGACGGGGCCGACGGCCCGCTGGCGCGGCGCTACAAGGTCAAGCGTTACGCGCCGACCTTCGACGGGGTGCTGCTCGACCTGATCATTGATTATCTGACCTATGTGTTCATCCCCGCCTTCGCCCTGTTCGAATCGGGGCTGATGAGCGGCTGGACCGGCTGGTTCGCGATCATCATCATCACCTTTGCCAGCGCCATGTATTTCGCCGACACGCGGATGAAGACGAAGGACAATTCCTTTTCCGGCTTTCCCGGCTGCTGGAACATGGTGGTGCTGGTGATCTTTGCGCTCGAGCCGAACTTCTGGCTGACGCTGGTTCTGGTCACGGTGCTCTCGGTGGGGATGTTCCTGCCGCTCAAGTTCATCCACCCGGTGCGCACGCAGCGTTGGCGCGCGGTGTCGCTGCCCATGGCCGCCGCCTGGACCTTTTTCGCCGGATGGGCCGCCTGGGTCGATTTTCATCCCGAAAGCTGGGCGCACTGGGGGCTCGTGGTGACAAGCCTCTATCTGCTCTTTGCCGGCATCGTGCAGCAGATCGTTCCCCAGCGCAGGGCCTCGCTTACCTGA
- a CDS encoding autotransporter assembly complex protein TamA, protein MTRAPSPTASPRRLILAALLLLPGTAQAAEVSLSAPQAPDDLRDKLEAASAVMSAETNELTSTQELLAAANADYRTMVQVLYDGGYFSPEVRILVDGREAATIPPLNPPARIGTIRIAVDPGPAFRFGRAEVAPLAPDTEMPREFATGEPASTGAIRDATGAAVKGWREIGHAKARPGRQDIVADHPRRTLNAAIGIDQGPKLRFGQMSISGESNVRREAIRRIAGFPEGEVFSPAKIQRVGTRLRQTGAFKSVALDEAEQPNADGTLDFDVAVEDQKPRRISFGAEISSRQGVELSAGWMHRNLWGAAERLRIEGRLRNIGGEEDIDGLFLIRLDQPARLGPDDSLFYILELERQSKPHYTLTRLYGGVGVRRTFSDKLWAEVSLQAGWSRADDVFGERDFKMLTMPVKVQWDRRNDPVSATSGFFLETELTPFLGFSDTASGARLHADARVYYGFGASDRIVLAGRVQMGSVLGASLSETSPDLLFYSGGASTVRGQPYQSLGVPVGTGMAGGRSIVTASAEIRAHVTEKFSVVGFYDVGAVDSGQFIGSGSQHHSGAGLGVRYDLGGLGPLRLDLALPVDGDTGRGLQFYLGIGQAF, encoded by the coding sequence ATGACCCGAGCACCTTCCCCGACCGCCAGCCCCCGCCGACTGATACTGGCCGCCCTGCTGCTGCTTCCGGGCACCGCCCAGGCGGCAGAAGTCAGCCTTTCGGCCCCCCAGGCCCCGGACGACCTGCGGGACAAGCTCGAGGCCGCCTCGGCGGTCATGTCGGCAGAAACCAACGAACTGACCAGCACGCAGGAGCTTCTGGCGGCGGCGAATGCCGATTATCGCACCATGGTGCAGGTGCTGTATGACGGCGGCTATTTCAGCCCCGAGGTGCGGATACTCGTCGACGGGCGCGAGGCGGCGACAATCCCGCCGCTGAACCCGCCGGCGCGGATCGGAACGATCCGGATCGCGGTCGACCCGGGCCCCGCCTTCCGCTTCGGCCGCGCCGAGGTCGCCCCGCTCGCCCCCGATACCGAGATGCCCAGGGAATTCGCGACCGGCGAGCCGGCCAGCACGGGCGCCATCCGCGACGCGACCGGCGCGGCGGTGAAGGGCTGGCGCGAGATCGGCCATGCCAAGGCCCGGCCCGGACGTCAGGATATCGTGGCCGACCATCCGCGGCGCACCCTGAACGCCGCCATCGGCATCGACCAGGGGCCGAAGCTGCGGTTCGGGCAGATGTCGATCAGCGGCGAATCGAATGTGCGCCGCGAAGCGATCCGCCGCATTGCCGGTTTCCCCGAGGGCGAGGTGTTCAGCCCCGCAAAGATCCAGCGCGTCGGCACGCGGCTGCGCCAGACCGGGGCGTTCAAGTCGGTCGCGCTCGACGAGGCGGAACAGCCCAATGCCGATGGCACGCTGGATTTCGATGTGGCGGTCGAGGACCAGAAACCGCGCCGCATCTCCTTCGGGGCCGAGATTTCCTCGCGGCAGGGCGTGGAGCTTTCGGCCGGCTGGATGCACCGCAATCTCTGGGGCGCGGCCGAGCGGCTGCGGATCGAAGGGCGGCTGCGCAACATCGGCGGCGAGGAAGACATCGACGGGCTGTTCCTGATCCGGCTTGACCAGCCGGCCAGGCTCGGCCCCGACGACAGCCTGTTCTACATCCTCGAGCTGGAGCGCCAGAGCAAGCCGCATTACACCCTGACCCGGCTTTACGGCGGCGTCGGGGTGCGGCGGACATTCTCGGACAAGCTCTGGGCCGAGGTCTCGCTGCAGGCGGGCTGGAGCCGGGCCGACGACGTTTTCGGCGAACGCGATTTCAAGATGCTGACCATGCCGGTCAAGGTGCAGTGGGATCGCCGCAACGATCCGGTCAGCGCCACCAGCGGGTTCTTTCTCGAGACCGAACTCACGCCGTTCCTCGGCTTTTCCGACACGGCTTCGGGCGCGCGGCTCCATGCCGATGCGCGGGTCTATTACGGTTTCGGCGCCTCGGATCGCATCGTGCTTGCCGGGCGGGTGCAGATGGGATCGGTGCTGGGCGCGTCGCTGTCGGAAACCTCGCCGGACCTGCTGTTCTATTCCGGCGGCGCCAGCACCGTACGCGGACAGCCCTATCAGTCGCTCGGCGTGCCGGTCGGAACGGGAATGGCCGGCGGGCGTTCGATCGTGACCGCCTCGGCCGAGATTCGGGCCCATGTGACCGAGAAATTCTCGGTGGTCGGATTCTATGACGTCGGGGCCGTGGACAGCGGCCAGTTCATCGGCTCCGGGTCGCAGCATCATTCCGGCGCGGGCCTCGGCGTGCGTTATGACCTTGGCGGCCTTGGTCCGCTCCGGCTCGACCTGGCGCTGCCGGTCGATGGCGACACCGGCAGGGGGCTGCAATTCTATCTCGGGATCGGGCAGGCTTTCTGA
- the gltX gene encoding glutamate--tRNA ligase produces the protein MSDPVVTRFAPSPTGFLHIGGARTALFNWLYARGRGGRFLLRIEDTDRARSTPEATEAILDGLTWLGLDWDGDPVSQFARAPRHAEVAHALLAQGRAYKCFSTQDEIAAFREGARARGESTLFRSPWRDADPATHPDAPFVIRIKAPQTGETVIRDRVQGDVTFRNDQLDDMVLLRSDGTPVYMLAVVVDDHDMGVTHVIRGDDHLNNAARQMLIYDAMGWQAPVWAHIPLIHGPDGKKLSKRHGALGAQEYRAMGYPAPAMRNYLARLGWSHGDAEFFTDEEALEWFDLGGIGRGAARFDTKKLDHLSARHIAAMSDADLVEGVNAYLVSRGEAPLDAAGNAALGRAMYCLKDRARSYGDLLDKAHFALAARPLDPDARAREALHAAPGGLWPELTRALQDASWTRETLEAGLAALASTLGIKFGALAAPLRAALAGRAVTPSVIDMMLVLGREETLARLADAGCSS, from the coding sequence ATGTCAGATCCGGTTGTCACCCGCTTTGCCCCTTCGCCGACCGGGTTCCTGCATATCGGCGGTGCGCGTACGGCGCTGTTCAACTGGCTTTATGCACGCGGGCGCGGCGGGCGATTCCTGCTGCGGATCGAGGACACCGACCGCGCACGCTCCACGCCCGAGGCGACCGAGGCGATTCTCGACGGGCTGACCTGGCTCGGGCTCGACTGGGACGGCGATCCGGTCAGCCAGTTCGCCCGCGCGCCCCGCCATGCCGAGGTCGCCCATGCGCTGCTTGCGCAGGGACGGGCCTACAAGTGTTTTTCGACGCAGGACGAAATCGCCGCCTTCCGCGAGGGGGCAAGGGCCCGGGGGGAAAGCACCCTGTTCCGCAGCCCCTGGCGCGATGCCGACCCGGCGACTCATCCCGATGCGCCCTTCGTGATCCGCATCAAGGCGCCGCAGACGGGCGAAACCGTGATCCGCGACCGCGTGCAGGGCGACGTCACCTTCCGCAACGATCAGCTCGACGACATGGTGCTGCTGCGCAGCGACGGCACGCCGGTCTATATGCTGGCCGTGGTGGTTGACGATCACGACATGGGCGTGACCCATGTGATCCGGGGCGACGACCACCTGAACAACGCCGCGCGCCAGATGCTGATCTATGACGCCATGGGCTGGCAGGCCCCGGTCTGGGCGCATATCCCGCTGATTCACGGCCCGGACGGAAAGAAGCTCAGCAAGCGCCATGGTGCGCTCGGAGCGCAGGAATACCGCGCCATGGGCTATCCCGCCCCGGCCATGCGCAATTACCTTGCCCGGCTCGGCTGGAGCCATGGCGACGCCGAGTTCTTCACCGACGAGGAGGCGCTCGAGTGGTTCGACCTTGGCGGCATCGGGCGCGGGGCCGCACGCTTCGACACGAAAAAGCTCGACCATCTGAGTGCGCGGCACATTGCCGCCATGAGCGACGCGGATCTGGTCGAGGGCGTGAATGCCTATCTGGTGTCGCGTGGCGAGGCACCGCTCGACGCGGCCGGGAACGCGGCGCTCGGGCGCGCCATGTATTGCCTCAAGGACCGCGCCCGCAGCTATGGCGATCTGCTCGACAAGGCGCATTTCGCGCTGGCCGCGCGTCCGCTCGATCCCGACGCCCGGGCGCGCGAGGCGCTTCATGCCGCGCCCGGGGGATTGTGGCCGGAATTGACCCGCGCGCTTCAGGATGCTAGCTGGACGCGCGAGACTCTCGAAGCCGGCCTTGCGGCGCTGGCCAGCACTCTTGGCATCAAGTTCGGGGCCCTCGCCGCCCCGTTGCGTGCCGCGCTTGCAGGGCGGGCGGTCACACCTTCGGTCATCGACATGATGCTGGTGCTGGGGCGCGAGGAAACCCTTGCCCGGCTTGCCGATGCGGGTTGCTCCTCCTGA